Genomic segment of Candidatus Bathyarchaeota archaeon:
GATATCTTTCTTCTTCTATTTGGATATCTTGACGTCGGAAAGATTTTGTTGAGGGGAATTTCAAGAAGATCATTTTGTAAAAACATGGGACTCTATAGCTCAAACTGTGCGGAAAATAAGGAAAAATAGGCGGATGGAAGAATGTCTTTTCAATAATCTCATCGTTCAGCCACATGAGTTGCATCATCTGTCTCCTGTCGAAATGGAATTTGTGATTCGCTCCTTCCCGTTTTGCTTGGACAAAAAACAACTTTTGTCCTTCGATTTCAATAGCTAGGTCGGCCCCAGTTAATTTGGTCTCTTTCTCCGTTTGATGAATGAGATATTTCCTGCACAATCTATCACCTACCCTAAACTTCTGATATCGTTCATCGGGGACTATCCGCTCTATTTCCTCTTCTCTCATTGCATTCACCTCACGTCGGAATTCTTCCGTTATGATTTCAGTCTCAGTCGGCAGTAAGCCTTTCAAGGTGCTCACTGTGTTGCAGAGGTCTTCAAGATCTTCTATTACAACTCTTGGAAACATTTTCTCTCCGATAAAAGGTAACAGTTAAAGCTTATTACTCTTAACAGAAATGATCGATGCATGCATGCAGTCTAAGTCCTTATTTGTGCCGTTGACAGTATCTGTAGCAAGAGTTCAGCCAGAGCGATGATTTTGATAGTAATTAGTCTATCACCAAAATTGACTGTTCTATGACTGCTGGGGTTCTTGAAAAAAGCAATTGCACCCTTGAATAGATTATACACTCCTTCCTGTTCTTGAGGCACGACACAGGATGGAATTATCAATTTGCCCTTGTCCGGGTGGAGTGCCTTAGTCATCAATAGCACACCAAAATCACTGGGATCAAGTCCAGCTTTGTTTCTTACTTCCTCTTCAACTAATTTATACACCGAAAAAATTGCAGTCTCATACTCGTCATTATTAAATATATCCGAACATTTTGACAACAACTTGGTGTTCCTTATGACCTGTTCTAGTTGCAGGCCATAAATATCAGGATCCCTTTGTTTTTCAACAATCTCCTTTCCTTTAGTAGTAAGCACCTGAAAAGCATCACCTGGTTGTGTAGCATCTTTAACGATCAGTCCAGAGGTTTTGAGTTCTTGTATAGCTTCATGAGTAAGCTGGACATCTTCTGGAGTCATTTTTATCTTGAAATGTTTATTCATCCAAGCTGGAACTATGCTATCAGTGCCGCGAGAATGACCTTTCATTTTGCCGTATTGGATTTCATGTAGAACTTTGAGAAACATTCTTTTGAGTTGATTTTTTGAATAACCCAATGTTTTACCCCCATGATCAGAATCTATCAACTCTATAATTGGCTTTGTGTGGAATTAAACGATTTGCCTTGCATTCCACCTATAAGAGAAATCCGAGGACGACGCTGAAAAAACTGCTTCAGCATGCATGTATTTCACTGAAAATGGGGGGTGGGGTGGTTTTAAATGAAGACATTGAGTTGTGTGCATCCGTTTTTGAGAATTGCAGACATCTATTTCTAACACAAAGCATGCAAGCGAAAAGAAACTAATACTACAATATGGAACTAAATATATGAGAACAGTTGCAAAAATTCAAGGTCATTTGTCCCCTTATCAACTTCCAAATTCCATGGAATGTGCTATTTGGCCCCCACAAAAGGACTGACGAAGAAACGAACCAGCTTTTCAAAGAGCGAAGAGAAAAGGTAGTTGAAGGGGTCGAACTCATTGATGGTGTGAAAGTGAGATACATCTCGAAGGAAGACCTTGAAGACCTGAAACGCGAACCCTTTTTCT
This window contains:
- a CDS encoding TIGR02391 family protein; its protein translation is MGYSKNQLKRMFLKVLHEIQYGKMKGHSRGTDSIVPAWMNKHFKIKMTPEDVQLTHEAIQELKTSGLIVKDATQPGDAFQVLTTKGKEIVEKQRDPDIYGLQLEQVIRNTKLLSKCSDIFNNDEYETAIFSVYKLVEEEVRNKAGLDPSDFGVLLMTKALHPDKGKLIIPSCVVPQEQEGVYNLFKGAIAFFKNPSSHRTVNFGDRLITIKIIALAELLLQILSTAQIRT